In Leptospira terpstrae serovar Hualin str. LT 11-33 = ATCC 700639, a single window of DNA contains:
- a CDS encoding DUF3885 domain-containing protein, with product MNISLNNFLTTNFKKDKLKKPLFYNFEYGLRINLQSNYEFESDSYFKECIDRSLLIFENTFEPNDNILVVINISQNKRKKISKNNFIFSQIKNLNYRSVYFKKYSNHHNSELKLCIQANIQSSTKHINYFKLIEALIHRDFPNKIPRITDDLIFVNLDKKIIFKIYDDRGLDVVSKTIETLEPIYKKYNEWILDYDRVKIDHVFNIKK from the coding sequence ATGAATATCAGTTTAAATAATTTCCTAACTACAAATTTTAAAAAAGATAAATTAAAAAAACCATTATTTTATAATTTTGAATACGGGCTAAGAATTAATCTACAATCAAATTACGAATTTGAAAGCGACTCATATTTTAAAGAATGTATTGATAGGTCTTTACTAATATTCGAAAATACATTCGAACCAAATGATAATATTTTGGTTGTCATTAACATTTCTCAAAATAAACGAAAGAAAATTTCAAAAAATAATTTCATTTTTAGTCAAATCAAAAATCTTAATTATAGAAGTGTATATTTCAAAAAATATTCAAACCATCATAATTCCGAATTAAAATTATGTATCCAAGCCAATATTCAATCCTCAACTAAGCACATTAATTATTTCAAATTAATTGAAGCACTAATCCATAGAGATTTTCCAAATAAAATTCCACGAATAACTGATGATTTAATTTTTGTTAATTTAGATAAAAAAATAATTTTCAAAATTTATGATGACCGAGGTTTAGATGTAGTATCAAAAACAATAGAAACCTTAGAACCCATATATAAAAAATATAATGAATGGATACTTGATTACGATCGTGTTAAAATTGACCACGTCTTTAATATAAAAAAATGA
- a CDS encoding YajG family lipoprotein — protein MNLSRFKYIIHLIISLINLGCILTSKTFEYKYENPIYSEITYKNITISVNYSESYKNFSRNKITFQGIFKDGFGIERGYIFIKPQAEEIVKNLFITELKNSGFTITNLPSNDNPEIEIQVNQMFIEPEVGFFVIDAIAVIDINIFVHFKNKSFKRRFKAVGEATIVFQPDYFYQLALDRSMKNLALKTIPEVISLIQNEQKDF, from the coding sequence ATGAATTTAAGTAGATTTAAATACATAATACATTTAATAATTTCTCTAATAAACTTAGGATGTATTCTTACTAGTAAAACCTTCGAATATAAATACGAAAACCCTATTTATTCTGAAATAACTTACAAGAATATCACCATTTCAGTAAATTATTCTGAAAGTTACAAAAATTTTTCCAGAAACAAAATTACTTTTCAAGGAATATTTAAAGATGGATTCGGAATCGAAAGGGGATACATCTTCATTAAACCTCAGGCAGAAGAAATCGTAAAAAATCTTTTTATTACCGAACTCAAAAATTCTGGATTTACTATTACTAATCTACCGTCCAATGATAATCCGGAAATTGAAATTCAAGTAAACCAAATGTTCATTGAACCCGAAGTAGGTTTCTTTGTGATCGATGCAATAGCTGTTATAGACATAAATATTTTTGTTCATTTTAAAAATAAGTCATTCAAAAGAAGATTTAAGGCAGTCGGCGAAGCTACTATAGTATTTCAACCTGATTATTTCTACCAATTAGCTCTAGATAGAAGTATGAAAAATCTTGCTTTAAAAACCATACCAGAAGTAATCTCTCTCATTCAGAACGAACAAAAGGACTTTTGA
- a CDS encoding SH3 domain-containing protein: MKKTTIRLFFILILLANIHCKSFEFLNSEDGYSIHYTMTDILNVRKNPSINSEIINQIPYGTKINTKKTEILEIFDGKSSSWHYVKEVNGFVLDNFLARQPEIKNSKKLTLKSSYSFLRCNPYGIGIYKTLTLSNKESNLKDEFIDFIQGERKILTGSYNLKNNYIQLEMKESELQKIDYSEGKSIIKEKNKSKNQKIKIINLIWKDQIKGFITDEQEKYLAASKYKLDIKKCTFTNIKCKEYNPFKEKCTEERENSDVCDDVGYYCNR, from the coding sequence ATGAAAAAAACAACAATAAGATTATTTTTCATCCTCATATTACTAGCAAATATACATTGCAAATCATTTGAATTTTTAAATTCCGAAGATGGATATTCAATACACTACACAATGACGGATATTCTAAATGTCAGAAAAAATCCCTCTATAAATTCTGAAATCATTAACCAAATCCCTTACGGAACTAAAATAAATACAAAGAAGACGGAAATTCTGGAAATATTTGATGGAAAAAGTTCTTCATGGCATTACGTAAAAGAAGTGAATGGCTTCGTTCTCGATAACTTTCTTGCTAGGCAACCCGAAATAAAAAATTCTAAAAAATTAACTTTGAAATCATCATACTCTTTCCTTAGATGCAATCCTTATGGGATTGGGATATATAAAACTTTAACTTTATCAAATAAAGAATCAAATTTAAAAGATGAATTTATTGATTTCATTCAAGGAGAAAGAAAAATCCTGACTGGATCCTATAACTTAAAAAATAATTATATTCAATTAGAAATGAAAGAGAGTGAATTACAAAAGATCGATTATTCCGAGGGAAAAAGCATTATTAAAGAAAAGAATAAATCTAAAAACCAAAAAATAAAGATTATTAATTTAATTTGGAAAGATCAGATAAAAGGCTTTATTACGGATGAACAAGAAAAATATCTCGCTGCATCAAAATACAAACTTGATATAAAAAAATGTACTTTTACAAATATAAAATGCAAAGAGTATAATCCATTTAAGGAAAAGTGTACTGAAGAAAGAGAAAATTCAGATGTTTGCGATGATGTAGGTTACTATTGCAATAGATAA